The following proteins are co-located in the Nocardioides piscis genome:
- a CDS encoding M4 family metallopeptidase has protein sequence MAASIEFYAGAEGLDPAAPADWLFGEDAVDVSSSTPGFRSLADPRVEGGLDHYSELSTTTAPHLRGGIAGHAFYLAAQGGSNAGCTATSTRPATHSLDCDVDVPRVGQTRATQIFYEGFTSLVETANFCDARNATVAVAGADSDAVSAAWQAVGVAQDCAPGPPPTPPCEFPDVAVPFESSHPYADDTECIWTHDNGTPGFAFHFSLLDVEHGYDFVYVLDADGNVLSGYTGNFGPDAPLTCIPTSVGSVVLVSDAFVTAAGFVVDSVTPC, from the coding sequence ATGGCCGCCTCGATCGAGTTCTATGCGGGCGCAGAAGGTCTCGATCCGGCCGCGCCAGCCGACTGGTTGTTCGGTGAGGACGCGGTGGACGTCTCGAGCAGCACGCCGGGCTTCCGCAGCCTCGCCGACCCGCGGGTCGAGGGCGGGCTCGACCACTACAGCGAGCTGTCCACCACGACGGCCCCGCACCTGCGCGGCGGCATTGCCGGGCACGCCTTCTACCTAGCCGCCCAGGGCGGGTCCAACGCCGGGTGTACGGCGACGTCCACCCGGCCGGCGACCCACTCCCTGGACTGCGACGTCGACGTCCCCCGGGTCGGTCAGACTCGCGCGACTCAGATCTTCTACGAGGGCTTCACCAGCCTCGTCGAGACGGCCAACTTCTGCGACGCGCGCAACGCCACCGTCGCAGTTGCCGGAGCGGACTCCGATGCGGTCAGTGCGGCGTGGCAGGCCGTCGGGGTGGCCCAGGATTGTGCGCCGGGACCGCCGCCCACGCCGCCGTGTGAGTTCCCGGACGTGGCTGTGCCCTTCGAGTCCTCCCACCCGTATGCCGACGACACCGAGTGCATCTGGACCCATGACAACGGGACGCCGGGCTTCGCCTTCCACTTCAGCCTGCTCGATGTCGAGCATGGCTACGACTTCGTCTACGTGCTGGACGCAGACGGCAACGTCCTGAGCGGCTACACCGGGAACTTCGGCCCGGACGCGCCGCTGACCTGCATCCCGACGTCGGTCGGCTCGGTCGTGCTGGTCTCTGACGCATTCGTCACCGCCGCTGGGTTTGTGGTGGACAGCGTGACGCCCTGCTGA
- a CDS encoding GNAT family N-acetyltransferase codes for MSVLLPAGFTLEAATGTHVAEAFRLVAAEQTAAFGFCPDTEEDVRSMLEPPVAAASTEYLVRDADGEVVQWWGVLRDPGDPITHSWVSTHPQLADTDADVLARAGWALMLDWIRASPPEGDDDILVHSGCPAGSLPSPRHLAEAGFTRERTFWEMLGPVTDDARTAPQVPGLVIEASRDVAAIHAVLNQGFVGHYGFTPTTLEDWLSVEETMAGFDPNLRYLATIDGEPAAAMLLSRRVETQGAMYVSELATLEQFRRRGVASALLAHGFEVATREGLGHLALHVDSENAHSAPAVYRRAGLEVRTAFWAYARTLSR; via the coding sequence ATGTCCGTCCTGCTCCCCGCCGGGTTCACCCTCGAGGCGGCCACGGGCACGCACGTGGCCGAGGCGTTCCGGCTTGTCGCGGCCGAGCAGACAGCTGCGTTCGGTTTCTGCCCGGACACAGAGGAAGACGTGCGCTCGATGCTCGAGCCGCCAGTGGCTGCAGCAAGCACTGAGTACCTGGTCCGCGACGCCGACGGAGAGGTGGTGCAGTGGTGGGGGGTGCTCCGCGACCCCGGAGATCCGATCACACACTCATGGGTCTCCACCCACCCACAGCTAGCAGACACCGATGCGGACGTGCTCGCGCGAGCTGGTTGGGCACTGATGCTCGACTGGATCCGGGCCAGCCCGCCGGAGGGCGACGACGACATCCTGGTGCACTCCGGGTGCCCGGCCGGCAGCCTTCCCAGCCCGCGGCACCTAGCAGAAGCCGGGTTCACCCGAGAGCGCACCTTCTGGGAGATGCTTGGCCCGGTCACCGACGATGCCCGGACCGCTCCACAGGTGCCCGGGTTGGTCATCGAGGCGAGCCGGGACGTGGCTGCCATCCATGCGGTCTTGAACCAGGGATTTGTCGGTCACTACGGGTTCACGCCGACGACTCTCGAGGACTGGCTGTCCGTCGAGGAGACGATGGCGGGGTTCGACCCGAACCTGCGCTACCTCGCCACCATCGACGGGGAGCCTGCGGCCGCGATGCTGCTGTCTCGACGCGTCGAGACCCAAGGGGCGATGTACGTAAGCGAACTCGCAACCCTCGAGCAGTTCCGACGCCGCGGTGTCGCGTCGGCGTTGCTCGCGCACGGCTTCGAGGTTGCGACCCGCGAAGGTCTTGGGCATCTGGCGCTGCATGTCGACAGCGAGAACGCCCACTCCGCGCCGGCGGTGTACCGGCGCGCAGGTCTAGAGGTGCGGACCGCGTTTTGGGCGTACGCCCGGACTCTGTCGCGTTAG